One Streptomyces sp. NBC_00554 DNA segment encodes these proteins:
- the uvrA gene encoding excinuclease ABC subunit UvrA — MADRLIVRGAREHNLKNVSLDLPRDSLIVFTGLSGSGKSSLAFDTIFAEGQRRYVESLSSYARQFLGQMDKPDVDFIEGLSPAVSIDQKSTSRNPRSTVGTITEVYDYLRLLFARIGKPHCPECGRPITRQSPQAIVDKVLELPEGSRFQVLSPLVRERKGEFVDLFADLQTKGYSRARVDGETIQLTEPPTLKKQEKHTIEVVIDRLTVKDGAKRRLTDSVETALGLSGGMVVLDFVDLPADDPERERMYSEHLYCPYDDLSFEELEPRSFSFNSPFGACPECTGIGTRMEVDAELIVPDEDKSLDEGAIHPWSHGHTKDYFGRLVGALADALGFRTDIPFAGLPQRAKKALLYGHKTQIEVRYRNRYGRERVYTTAFEGAVPFVKRRHSEAESDASRERFEGYMREVPCPTCEGTRLKPLVLAVTVMERSIAEVSAMSISDCADFLGKLKLNARDKKIAERVLKEVNERLRFLVDVGLDYLSLNRAAGTLSGGEAQRIRLATQIGSGLVGVLYVLDEPSIGLHQRDNHRLIETLVRLRDMGNTLIVVEHDEDTIKVADWVVDIGPGAGEHGGNVVHSGSLKDLLANPDSVTGQYLSGKKQIPLPDIRRPADPSRRLTVHGARENNLQDIDVSFPLGVLTAVTGVSGSGKSTLVNDILYTHLARELNGARSVPGRHTRVDGDDLVDKVVHVDQSPIGRTPRSNPATYTGVFDHVRRLFAETTEAKVRGYLPGRFSFNVKGGRCENCSGDGTIKIEMNFLPDVYVPCEVCHGARYNRETLEVHYKGKSISEVLDMPIEEALGFFEAVPAISRHLRTLNDVGLGYVRLGQSAPTLSGGEAQRVKLASELQKRSTGRTVYVLDEPTTGLHFEDISKLITVLSGLVDKGNTVIVIEHNLDVIKTADWVVDMGPEGGNGGGLVIAEGTPEEVAGVPASHTGKFLREVLGADRISDGTSVKAPRRAAAKKTVAARSTPTKTATKAVNNTATKKAAAATKKTAAKATTTATTATEKTTPAKKTTRARKA; from the coding sequence GTGGCCGACCGTCTCATCGTCCGTGGAGCGCGCGAGCACAATCTGAAGAATGTCTCGCTCGACCTTCCGCGCGACTCGCTCATCGTCTTCACGGGCTTGTCGGGGTCGGGCAAGTCCTCCCTCGCCTTCGACACGATCTTCGCCGAGGGGCAGCGCCGCTATGTCGAGTCGCTGTCCTCGTACGCCCGGCAGTTCCTCGGGCAGATGGACAAGCCGGACGTGGACTTCATCGAAGGCCTCTCCCCGGCGGTCTCCATCGACCAGAAGTCGACCTCGCGCAACCCGCGCTCGACGGTCGGCACCATCACCGAGGTCTACGACTACCTGCGCCTTCTCTTCGCGCGCATCGGCAAGCCGCACTGTCCCGAGTGCGGCCGCCCGATCACGCGCCAGTCGCCGCAGGCCATCGTCGACAAGGTCCTGGAGCTGCCGGAGGGGAGCCGCTTCCAGGTCCTGTCGCCGCTCGTGCGCGAGCGCAAGGGAGAGTTCGTCGACCTCTTCGCCGATCTCCAGACCAAGGGGTACAGCAGGGCCCGGGTCGACGGCGAGACGATCCAGCTCACCGAGCCGCCCACGCTGAAGAAGCAGGAGAAGCACACCATCGAGGTGGTCATCGACCGCCTCACGGTGAAGGACGGTGCCAAGCGCCGCCTGACCGACTCCGTGGAGACCGCCCTCGGCCTGTCCGGCGGCATGGTCGTGCTCGACTTCGTCGACCTCCCCGCCGACGACCCCGAGCGCGAGCGCATGTACTCGGAGCACCTGTACTGCCCGTACGACGACCTGTCCTTCGAGGAGCTGGAGCCCCGCTCCTTCTCCTTCAACTCGCCCTTCGGCGCCTGCCCCGAGTGCACCGGTATCGGTACGCGCATGGAGGTCGACGCCGAGCTGATCGTCCCGGACGAGGACAAGTCCCTCGATGAGGGCGCCATCCACCCGTGGTCGCACGGGCACACCAAGGACTACTTCGGCCGTCTCGTCGGCGCTCTCGCCGACGCGCTGGGATTCCGGACTGACATCCCCTTCGCCGGTCTTCCGCAGCGCGCCAAGAAGGCCCTGCTCTACGGGCACAAGACGCAGATCGAGGTCCGCTACCGCAACCGGTACGGGCGCGAGCGTGTGTACACCACCGCTTTCGAAGGGGCCGTCCCCTTCGTGAAGCGGCGGCACAGCGAGGCCGAGAGCGACGCCAGCCGCGAGCGCTTCGAGGGCTATATGCGCGAGGTGCCCTGCCCCACCTGCGAGGGCACGCGCCTGAAGCCGCTCGTTCTCGCGGTCACCGTCATGGAGAGGTCGATCGCCGAGGTCTCCGCGATGTCCATCAGTGACTGCGCCGACTTCCTGGGCAAGCTGAAGCTCAACGCGCGCGACAAGAAGATCGCCGAGCGCGTGCTGAAGGAGGTCAACGAACGGCTGCGCTTCCTGGTCGACGTCGGCCTCGACTACCTGTCGCTGAACCGGGCGGCCGGCACGCTTTCCGGCGGCGAGGCCCAGCGCATCCGCCTGGCCACCCAGATCGGCTCCGGACTCGTAGGCGTCCTCTACGTCCTCGACGAGCCCTCCATCGGCCTGCACCAGCGCGACAACCACCGCCTGATCGAGACCCTGGTCCGACTGCGCGACATGGGCAACACACTCATCGTCGTCGAGCACGACGAGGACACCATCAAGGTCGCCGACTGGGTCGTCGACATCGGCCCCGGAGCGGGCGAGCACGGCGGCAACGTCGTGCACAGCGGTTCTCTGAAGGACCTGCTGGCCAACCCCGACTCGGTCACCGGGCAGTACCTGTCGGGCAAGAAGCAGATTCCCCTCCCCGACATCCGCCGCCCCGCCGACCCGAGCCGCAGGCTCACGGTGCACGGCGCCCGGGAGAACAACCTCCAGGACATCGACGTGTCCTTCCCCCTCGGTGTCCTCACGGCCGTCACCGGCGTGTCGGGCTCGGGCAAGTCGACCCTGGTCAACGACATCCTGTACACGCACCTGGCCCGCGAGCTCAACGGTGCGCGGAGCGTTCCCGGGCGGCACACGCGCGTGGACGGCGACGACCTTGTGGACAAGGTCGTGCACGTCGACCAGTCGCCCATCGGCCGTACGCCCCGGTCCAACCCGGCGACGTACACCGGAGTCTTCGACCACGTCCGCAGGCTGTTCGCCGAGACGACCGAGGCGAAGGTGCGGGGCTATCTGCCCGGCCGCTTCTCCTTCAACGTCAAGGGCGGCCGCTGCGAGAACTGCTCCGGCGACGGCACCATCAAGATCGAGATGAACTTCCTGCCGGACGTGTACGTCCCCTGCGAGGTCTGCCACGGGGCGCGCTACAACCGGGAGACCCTGGAGGTCCACTACAAGGGCAAGTCCATCTCCGAGGTCCTCGACATGCCGATCGAAGAGGCGCTCGGCTTCTTCGAGGCCGTGCCCGCGATCTCCCGCCACCTCAGGACGCTCAACGACGTCGGTCTGGGTTACGTCCGGCTCGGCCAGTCCGCGCCGACGCTGTCAGGTGGTGAGGCGCAGCGAGTGAAGCTGGCCTCCGAGCTCCAGAAGCGGTCGACGGGACGCACGGTCTACGTGCTCGACGAGCCGACCACCGGTCTGCACTTCGAGGACATCAGCAAGCTCATCACGGTGCTGTCCGGCCTGGTCGACAAGGGCAACACGGTCATCGTCATCGAGCACAACCTCGATGTCATCAAGACCGCGGACTGGGTCGTCGACATGGGTCCCGAGGGCGGCAACGGCGGTGGTCTCGTGATCGCCGAGGGCACGCCCGAGGAGGTCGCCGGGGTTCCGGCCAGCCACACCGGCAAGTTCCTGCGCGAGGTCCTCGGCGCCGACCGGATCAGCGACGGGACTTCGGTGAAGGCCCCGCGCAGGGCGGCGGCCAAGAAGACGGTGGCGGCCAGGTCGACCCCGACGAAGACGGCCACCAAGGCCGTCAACAACACGGCGACCAAGAAGGCAGCCGCGGCCACGAAGAAGACGGCCGCAAAGGCGACGACCACAGCGACGACGGCCACGGAGAAGACGACCCCGGCGAAGAAGACCACGCGGGCTCGCAAGGCCTGA
- a CDS encoding YceI family protein → MTYDNSTTTHAASLPLASGDWELDPLHSAVNFTIRHLGIAKVRGRFGEVQAGLYVGGTADDVRVSAEIALASIDTGNPDRDAHTRSAELLDVEKRPTMAFRSTRVSGDGEEWSMEGDLTIGDVTRPVTFAVEFGGVVDSPVDSRKHAGFEATGEIRRSDFGLDFGTGFLGDVVKVQLDMQFVEPQEQGG, encoded by the coding sequence ATGACCTACGACAACTCCACGACCACGCATGCCGCTTCACTGCCGCTCGCATCCGGCGACTGGGAGCTCGACCCTCTCCACTCGGCCGTCAACTTCACCATTCGCCACCTCGGGATCGCCAAGGTGCGCGGACGCTTCGGTGAGGTGCAGGCCGGACTGTACGTCGGTGGGACGGCCGACGATGTGAGGGTGAGCGCCGAGATCGCTCTTGCCTCCATCGACACCGGGAACCCGGACCGCGACGCGCACACCCGCTCGGCCGAACTGCTCGACGTCGAGAAGCGTCCGACGATGGCGTTCCGCTCGACCCGGGTGTCCGGCGACGGTGAGGAGTGGTCGATGGAAGGGGACTTGACCATCGGGGACGTGACCCGTCCTGTGACGTTCGCCGTCGAGTTCGGCGGGGTGGTGGACTCCCCCGTCGACAGTCGCAAGCACGCCGGGTTCGAGGCGACGGGCGAGATCCGGCGCAGCGACTTCGGACTCGATTTCGGGACTGGATTCCTTGGTGATGTTGTCAAGGTTCAACTGGACATGCAGTTCGTCGAACCGCAGGAACAGGGCGGCTGA
- a CDS encoding helix-turn-helix domain-containing protein — MSDNELGTFLRARREAITPAEAGLPTGPRRRTPGLRRSELATLAGISVEYLTRLEQGRDRNPSAQVLGVLADALNLPVAERILLRRIVKEAGHDAVLCSAATEPTRTVRPTVRAMLDGLEPAPAVLINWIGDILAYTTGYRSLAGPLGVLDGQQPNILRYVFTDERARAAYSDWDRLADEQVAYLRHEAPLHDPHVTTMADELTVTAGALFADRLAAVPALPRRAGTDLVIHPEAGPLRLAYETLALPDDGHRMVVHLPADDATATALDRLSGRRPGALRAVSG, encoded by the coding sequence GTGAGCGACAACGAGTTGGGCACCTTCCTCCGCGCACGCCGGGAAGCGATCACACCCGCCGAGGCCGGGCTGCCGACCGGGCCGCGCCGTCGCACGCCGGGGCTGCGCCGCTCGGAGCTGGCCACGCTCGCCGGGATCAGCGTCGAGTACCTCACCCGGCTGGAGCAGGGCCGCGACCGCAACCCGTCGGCCCAGGTGCTGGGCGTGCTCGCCGACGCGCTGAATCTGCCGGTGGCGGAGCGGATCCTGCTGCGCCGGATCGTCAAGGAGGCAGGCCACGACGCCGTGTTGTGCTCCGCGGCGACGGAACCCACTCGCACCGTCCGCCCGACCGTGCGGGCGATGCTGGACGGGCTGGAGCCCGCACCTGCCGTGCTCATCAACTGGATCGGCGACATCCTCGCGTACACCACCGGCTATCGAAGCCTCGCCGGACCGCTCGGAGTGCTCGACGGGCAGCAGCCCAACATCCTCCGGTACGTGTTCACCGACGAGCGGGCGCGCGCGGCCTACTCCGACTGGGACCGGCTGGCCGACGAACAGGTCGCGTACCTCAGGCATGAAGCGCCGCTGCACGACCCTCATGTCACCACCATGGCAGATGAGTTGACGGTGACCGCGGGAGCCCTCTTCGCCGACCGGCTCGCCGCCGTACCCGCCCTGCCCCGGCGTGCGGGGACCGACCTCGTCATCCACCCGGAGGCCGGCCCGCTGCGCCTGGCGTACGAAACGCTCGCCCTGCCCGACGACGGCCACCGCATGGTCGTACACCTTCCCGCCGACGACGCCACGGCCACCGCACTGGACCGTCTCAGCGGGCGTCGGCCGGGGGCGCTGCGGGCTGTCAGTGGCTGA
- a CDS encoding carbohydrate kinase, producing the protein MIVVAGEALIDLVPQGAGALVGLQPALGGGPYNTAVALGRLGSPTAFCSRVSSDAFGEALLNGLREAGVDVSSVQRGAEPTTLAVASIDADGSASYSFYVEGTADRLFTAPAQLPDETKAVSFGTCSLVLEPGASAYEELMRTAAAQGVFTTLDPNIRAGLIPDADAYRARFKSWLPSVALLKLSEEDALWLGGTPREWLASGPAAVVITQGGDGLTAFTRDGSAHSVPGEEVEVVDTIGAGDTVNAALLHGLAARDALSPAALADLGPEGWTDLLRFAARAAAITCSRAGAEPPYASELSA; encoded by the coding sequence GTGATCGTCGTCGCCGGTGAGGCCCTGATCGATCTGGTACCGCAGGGCGCGGGCGCGCTCGTGGGCCTGCAACCGGCGCTCGGCGGCGGGCCCTACAACACCGCCGTGGCACTGGGCCGCCTTGGCTCCCCCACTGCCTTCTGCTCCCGGGTCTCGTCCGACGCGTTCGGCGAGGCACTCCTGAACGGGCTGCGCGAGGCGGGCGTCGATGTGTCCTCCGTGCAGCGCGGAGCGGAGCCGACGACCCTCGCCGTCGCCTCGATCGACGCGGACGGCTCGGCCTCGTACTCCTTCTACGTCGAGGGCACGGCGGACCGCCTCTTCACGGCCCCCGCCCAACTCCCGGACGAGACAAAGGCGGTGTCCTTCGGCACCTGCTCGCTCGTCCTGGAGCCGGGCGCGAGCGCGTACGAGGAGCTGATGCGGACCGCCGCCGCACAGGGCGTGTTCACCACCCTCGACCCGAACATCCGGGCCGGGCTGATCCCCGACGCGGACGCCTACCGGGCGCGGTTCAAGAGCTGGCTCCCGTCGGTGGCACTCCTCAAGCTCTCCGAGGAGGACGCCCTGTGGCTCGGCGGCACCCCACGCGAGTGGCTGGCGTCCGGGCCCGCCGCCGTGGTGATCACGCAGGGCGGCGATGGTCTGACGGCGTTCACCCGCGACGGCTCGGCGCACTCCGTACCCGGCGAAGAGGTCGAGGTCGTGGACACCATCGGCGCCGGTGACACAGTGAACGCGGCACTGCTGCACGGCCTGGCCGCACGCGACGCCCTGTCCCCGGCGGCCTTGGCGGACCTGGGCCCCGAAGGCTGGACCGACCTGCTGCGCTTCGCGGCCCGTGCGGCGGCGATCACCTGCTCACGAGCGGGAGCGGAACCGCCGTACGCCTCCGAACTCAGCGCCTGA
- a CDS encoding LacI family DNA-binding transcriptional regulator, with the protein MATMVDVAQRAGVSTATVSHVLNDTRPVRPATRQAVLEAMDALGYTPNTLARSLVTSRTRSIGLAVSAISNPYFTEILQGVEAGALEHGYGLLIADPHDDPVHERKVVQLLHERRVDGMIVAPSADPDELLDYLGKHDVPTVFLDRLVDTAADARVGTAAETPSDDSSGAPQDASFHSFRFDQVCTENAEPMAQLVTHLAELGHKRIGLVAGLPGLSTTTERISGYRHGLANAGLPYDERLVAHGDSQSAAAERTTHALLSLAAPPSALVTGNNAMTIGALRALRERGLSVPDDLALCCFDDFAWADLFTPRLTAISQPSKEIGAQAVQLLLERLASPSRPGRTIRLPSTLVHRTSCGCPEDPEKTEAFASPGHPQSTEKGPVS; encoded by the coding sequence ATGGCGACGATGGTCGATGTGGCCCAGCGCGCGGGTGTGTCCACCGCGACCGTCTCGCATGTACTCAACGACACGCGTCCCGTGCGGCCGGCCACTCGCCAGGCGGTGCTCGAAGCGATGGACGCGCTCGGCTACACGCCCAACACCCTGGCCCGTTCACTGGTCACCTCACGAACACGCTCCATCGGCCTCGCGGTGTCGGCGATCAGCAACCCGTACTTCACGGAAATCCTGCAAGGGGTCGAGGCCGGAGCGCTGGAGCACGGTTACGGCCTGCTCATCGCCGATCCGCACGACGACCCCGTGCACGAGCGGAAGGTCGTCCAACTGCTGCACGAGCGCCGCGTCGACGGCATGATCGTCGCGCCCTCGGCGGATCCGGACGAACTGCTGGACTACCTCGGAAAACACGACGTGCCGACCGTGTTCCTGGACCGACTGGTCGACACAGCCGCCGACGCACGCGTCGGCACAGCCGCCGAGACGCCCTCCGACGACTCTTCGGGCGCACCTCAGGACGCCTCCTTCCACTCTTTCCGCTTCGACCAGGTCTGCACCGAGAACGCCGAACCCATGGCGCAGTTGGTCACGCATCTGGCGGAACTGGGCCACAAACGCATCGGACTGGTCGCGGGCCTGCCCGGGCTCAGCACCACGACCGAGCGGATCTCCGGCTACCGGCACGGCCTCGCGAACGCCGGACTCCCCTACGACGAACGGCTCGTGGCGCACGGCGACTCCCAGTCCGCCGCCGCCGAGCGCACCACCCACGCCCTGCTTTCCCTCGCGGCACCGCCCTCCGCACTCGTCACCGGCAACAACGCCATGACGATCGGCGCACTGCGCGCCCTGCGCGAGCGAGGCCTGTCCGTGCCGGACGACCTGGCCCTGTGCTGCTTCGACGACTTCGCCTGGGCGGACCTGTTCACGCCCCGGCTGACCGCGATCTCCCAGCCCAGCAAGGAAATCGGCGCCCAGGCCGTCCAACTGCTCCTGGAACGGCTCGCGTCACCCAGCCGTCCGGGCCGTACCATCCGGCTGCCCTCCACCCTCGTCCACCGCACCTCGTGCGGCTGCCCCGAGGATCCTGAGAAGACCGAGGCTTTCGCGAGCCCCGGGCACCCCCAGAGCACCGAGAAAGGACCCGTGTCGTGA
- a CDS encoding Rieske 2Fe-2S domain-containing protein — protein MPGRPSASRRTILRGAALTPVAGAALAACSGIGDGGTPARPTAPVELGVDSEVVKGSAKLYRDQNVVVSRAESGALKAFSSICTHAGCPIDKLEGTTLTCSCHGSQFDATTGKVLQVPATVPLKELSVEDKDGKIVAGPGA, from the coding sequence ATGCCCGGCCGTCCGTCCGCGAGCCGCCGCACCATCCTGCGGGGAGCGGCGCTCACCCCGGTCGCCGGGGCGGCTCTCGCCGCGTGCTCCGGCATCGGAGACGGCGGGACGCCCGCGAGGCCCACCGCGCCGGTCGAACTGGGCGTCGACAGCGAGGTCGTCAAGGGGAGCGCCAAGCTGTACCGGGACCAGAACGTCGTGGTCAGCCGCGCCGAGAGCGGTGCGCTGAAGGCGTTCAGCTCGATCTGCACGCACGCCGGGTGCCCCATCGACAAGCTGGAGGGCACGACGCTCACCTGCTCGTGCCATGGCAGTCAGTTCGACGCCACGACGGGCAAGGTCCTCCAGGTGCCGGCCACCGTGCCGCTGAAAGAGCTGTCCGTCGAGGACAAGGACGGGAAGATCGTCGCGGGGCCCGGCGCCTGA
- a CDS encoding response regulator gives MSMRCLLVDDSARFLEAARALLEHGGVQVVGIASTGAEAFARVAELSPDVALVDIDLDGENGFDVARRLADDVPAVILLSTHSLEDFQELVAASPAHGFLHKSALSAPAIRELLGCEG, from the coding sequence ATGTCCATGCGCTGTCTCCTCGTCGACGACAGCGCCCGGTTCCTGGAGGCCGCGCGCGCCCTGCTCGAACATGGCGGGGTGCAGGTCGTCGGTATCGCCTCGACGGGCGCGGAAGCCTTCGCACGAGTGGCTGAACTGTCCCCGGACGTCGCCCTGGTCGACATCGACCTGGACGGCGAGAACGGCTTCGACGTGGCGCGACGGCTCGCGGACGATGTACCCGCCGTCATCCTCCTCTCCACCCATTCCCTGGAGGACTTCCAGGAACTCGTCGCGGCCAGCCCGGCCCACGGCTTCCTCCACAAGTCGGCGCTTTCGGCGCCGGCGATACGGGAGTTGCTCGGATGCGAGGGCTAG
- a CDS encoding extracellular solute-binding protein, with protein sequence MKLLQRKPRRTRRRLFLPGVLCAALLLAGCGGGGDDGKRSRARGDTTCDGELKGTTDITMWFHAGPSGEFETLRRQVKDFNAGQKAVRVELIALPEERPYTDLVESAAASGELPDLLDFDGPNLYNYAWSGKLKPIDSCVPDSVKSDLLPSIREQGTYAGRLWGVGTFDSGLGLYVRPSILKKAGIRIPSGPDDAWTATELTGILHKLREQGYESPLDLRLDYAESGSEWNTYGFAPAVWSAGGDLIDPRTHRTADGFLNSPEAVKALTTMQGWSKEGLIDPDKDAKAFTKERSPISWVGHWMYGEYTKAFPGDVKIVPLPDFGEGTVTGMGSWQWGVTTGATDGDAVWRFLAYLLKPEQIRRMTQANGAIPATNSAVKISPAFAEGGPERLFIDQLRTVARPRSQTPAYPAVTLAFSKAFAKIVVEHAPVKAALDQAVSEIDKDLADHQGYPADGP encoded by the coding sequence ATGAAGTTGCTCCAACGGAAACCAAGGCGAACCCGGCGACGGCTGTTCCTCCCCGGAGTGCTCTGTGCGGCCCTCCTGCTGGCCGGATGCGGTGGGGGAGGTGACGACGGAAAGCGTTCCAGGGCGCGCGGGGACACCACGTGCGACGGAGAGCTCAAGGGCACCACCGACATCACCATGTGGTTCCACGCGGGCCCGAGCGGGGAGTTCGAAACGCTGCGCCGTCAGGTCAAGGATTTCAACGCCGGGCAGAAGGCCGTACGGGTCGAACTGATCGCGCTGCCCGAGGAGCGCCCGTACACGGATCTGGTCGAATCCGCGGCCGCCAGCGGCGAACTGCCCGACCTGCTCGACTTCGACGGTCCGAACCTCTACAACTACGCCTGGTCCGGCAAGCTCAAGCCGATCGACTCCTGTGTGCCCGACAGCGTGAAGAGCGATCTGCTGCCCTCGATCCGCGAACAAGGCACCTATGCGGGCCGTTTGTGGGGAGTCGGCACCTTCGACTCCGGCCTCGGCCTGTACGTACGCCCCTCGATCCTGAAGAAGGCCGGCATCCGCATCCCGAGCGGCCCGGACGACGCCTGGACGGCCACCGAGCTGACCGGCATCCTCCACAAGCTCCGCGAACAGGGGTACGAGAGCCCGCTCGACCTCCGGCTCGACTACGCGGAGTCGGGCAGCGAATGGAACACCTACGGCTTCGCACCCGCCGTCTGGTCGGCCGGCGGCGATCTCATCGACCCCAGGACGCACCGCACGGCCGACGGGTTCCTGAACAGCCCGGAGGCCGTCAAAGCCCTCACCACCATGCAGGGTTGGTCCAAGGAGGGGCTGATCGATCCCGACAAGGACGCCAAGGCCTTCACGAAGGAGCGCAGTCCGATCTCCTGGGTGGGGCACTGGATGTACGGCGAGTACACGAAGGCGTTCCCGGGCGACGTGAAGATCGTCCCGCTGCCCGACTTCGGCGAGGGCACGGTCACCGGCATGGGGTCCTGGCAGTGGGGTGTCACCACCGGAGCCACCGACGGCGACGCGGTCTGGCGCTTTCTCGCCTATCTGCTCAAGCCCGAGCAGATCCGCCGTATGACGCAGGCGAACGGGGCGATCCCGGCGACGAACAGTGCCGTGAAGATCTCGCCGGCCTTCGCGGAGGGCGGCCCGGAACGCCTGTTCATCGACCAGTTGAGGACGGTGGCGAGGCCGCGCTCGCAGACGCCTGCCTACCCCGCTGTGACCTTGGCCTTCTCCAAGGCCTTCGCGAAGATCGTCGTCGAACACGCTCCGGTGAAAGCCGCACTGGACCAGGCGGTCAGCGAGATCGACAAGGACCTCGCCGATCACCAGGGTTACCCGGCCGACGGGCCATGA